In a genomic window of Occallatibacter riparius:
- a CDS encoding DnaJ C-terminal domain-containing protein produces the protein MATTQNKDYYATLGVKKTATQEEIRKAFRKAARKYHPDVNPGDKKAEEKFKEISEANDILSDEKKRKVYDQLGFYSDQINPEQAEAYARQQGGFHGGHGGGVPVDFGGFDFSGFQGGAGQQQQGGGWSSFKDIFSGIFSGQQQPQRARGPQQGTDLEYQATVDFWTAIRGGQARLQVHRQETCPTCHGQSTTGGPTTCPECNGSGQVTQMGGRMKFNIQCPRCGGSGRVTSDCATCHGEGVIDRTENVDFRIKAGTRDGQRIRLQGKGNAGTHGGAPGDLFLIVRVGTHPVFSRTGDDINITVPVTVPEASLGAKVEVPTIDGRAHLKIPPGTQSGQKLRMRERGVENSQRPGVRGDQIVTVQVVVPQLGDERSREIMRELAKLNPADPREQLFEKM, from the coding sequence ATGGCCACGACCCAGAACAAGGATTACTACGCGACGCTCGGTGTGAAGAAGACGGCCACGCAGGAGGAGATCCGCAAGGCCTTCCGCAAGGCTGCGCGCAAATATCATCCCGACGTGAACCCGGGCGATAAGAAGGCCGAGGAGAAGTTCAAGGAGATCTCCGAGGCCAACGATATTCTCTCGGACGAGAAGAAGCGCAAGGTCTATGACCAGCTCGGGTTCTATTCCGATCAGATCAACCCCGAGCAGGCCGAGGCCTATGCGCGCCAGCAGGGCGGGTTTCACGGCGGCCACGGCGGCGGTGTGCCTGTGGACTTTGGCGGGTTTGATTTTTCGGGCTTCCAGGGGGGCGCGGGCCAGCAACAGCAGGGCGGAGGCTGGTCGAGCTTCAAGGACATCTTCTCCGGCATCTTCAGCGGGCAGCAGCAGCCACAGCGTGCGCGCGGTCCGCAGCAGGGCACCGATCTCGAGTACCAGGCGACGGTCGACTTCTGGACGGCGATTCGCGGGGGGCAGGCGCGGCTGCAGGTGCATCGGCAGGAGACGTGTCCCACGTGCCATGGGCAGTCGACCACCGGCGGGCCGACGACTTGTCCTGAGTGCAACGGGTCGGGCCAGGTGACGCAGATGGGCGGCCGCATGAAGTTCAATATTCAGTGCCCGCGCTGCGGCGGATCGGGGCGCGTGACGAGCGACTGCGCCACTTGCCACGGTGAGGGCGTGATCGATCGCACGGAGAATGTGGACTTCCGCATCAAGGCGGGCACGCGCGATGGGCAGCGCATCCGGCTGCAGGGAAAGGGCAATGCGGGTACGCACGGGGGTGCGCCGGGCGACCTGTTCCTGATTGTGCGGGTGGGGACGCATCCGGTGTTCAGCCGAACGGGCGACGACATCAACATCACGGTGCCGGTGACGGTTCCGGAGGCGAGCCTGGGTGCGAAGGTTGAAGTGCCGACCATTGATGGGCGCGCGCACCTGAAGATTCCGCCGGGAACGCAGAGCGGGCAGAAGCTGCGTATGCGCGAGCGCGGCGTGGAGAACTCGCAGCGTCCGGGCGTACGCGGCGACCAGATTGTGACGGTGCAGGTGGTGGTGCCGCAACTCGGCGACGAGCGTAGCCGCGAGATTATGCGGGAGTTGGCGAAGCTGAATCCGGCGGATCCGCGGGAACAGTTGTTCGAGAAGATGTAG
- a CDS encoding MerR family transcriptional regulator, with protein MPAKRKSKGAYMISAVAEMYEIHPQTLRLYEREGLLKPSRTEGNTRLYTDEDLERLEFILNLARDLGVNIAGIAIILQMRERMEEMNRQMQSFVEYVRSEMLSRFQQNAPGATGAIVPLRKPVGVPRGNGGRRE; from the coding sequence ATGCCTGCGAAACGCAAATCGAAGGGTGCATACATGATCTCGGCGGTGGCCGAGATGTACGAGATTCATCCCCAGACGCTGCGACTGTATGAGCGCGAGGGGCTGCTGAAGCCGTCGCGCACCGAGGGCAACACGCGGCTCTACACCGATGAGGATTTGGAGCGGCTGGAGTTCATCCTCAACCTGGCGCGCGACCTGGGCGTGAATATCGCCGGCATCGCGATCATTTTGCAGATGCGGGAGCGCATGGAGGAGATGAATCGGCAGATGCAGAGCTTCGTGGAATACGTGCGCTCGGAGATGCTGTCGCGCTTCCAGCAGAATGCACCGGGGGCTACGGGTGCGATTGTGCCGCTGCGGAAACCG